A genomic window from Paucibacter sp. KCTC 42545 includes:
- the yidC gene encoding membrane protein insertase YidC yields the protein MTDIRRTVLWVVFTMSLVLLWDGWQKHNGHPSMFSPAAPKAVATAPSAPGATGVPTPAALPGAAAVAGAEAPAPVAQVNEKVLVKTDVLNVTLDTLGGDVSRVELLSYLDAPEPGLFDPILEMVGIKQKHVVERKPIVLLDAATRSYKAQTGLVGSQGEQLPTHNTLMSVVPGERTLKDGMNELTVRMESPVVGGVKLVKTFTFKRGDYVVGVRHEVVNAGAAAVTPQVYVQLVRDGVAGPQGSSFTSTFTGPALYNESSKFHKVEFKDIDKGKVEIEKHADNGWVSMVQHYFASAWLHNGTGQREFFVNQVKGAAPTQYAVGMVFTMPTLAPGASQSRDDQLFVGPLEEKKLAALAPGLELAKDYGIFAILAKPLFWLLEKLHGMLGNWGWAIIALVVLLKAAFYWLNASAYRSMAKMKAVGPKIQAMRERLKDKPQEMQQEMMRIYKEEKVNPVGGCLPILLQMPFFMGLYWVLLSSVEMRGAPWLGWITDLSTKDPYFILPILMTLSSLLQVALGPKSPDPMQAKMMWFMPLAFSFMFFVFPSGLVLYWLTNNILSIAQQWMINKQLGVTN from the coding sequence ATGACTGATATACGCCGCACCGTGCTGTGGGTGGTGTTCACCATGTCCCTCGTCCTGCTGTGGGACGGCTGGCAAAAACACAATGGGCACCCGTCGATGTTCAGCCCGGCAGCGCCCAAGGCCGTAGCGACCGCGCCCTCAGCGCCCGGCGCGACCGGCGTGCCGACGCCCGCCGCCCTGCCAGGTGCGGCCGCCGTGGCCGGTGCCGAGGCGCCCGCGCCCGTGGCTCAGGTGAACGAAAAAGTGCTGGTCAAGACCGATGTCTTGAACGTCACCCTGGACACTTTGGGTGGTGATGTCAGCCGTGTGGAGCTGCTGAGCTATCTGGACGCACCGGAGCCGGGTCTGTTCGACCCGATTCTGGAAATGGTGGGCATCAAGCAAAAGCATGTGGTGGAGCGCAAGCCCATCGTTTTGCTGGACGCCGCTACCCGCAGCTACAAGGCGCAGACCGGTTTGGTCGGCAGCCAGGGCGAGCAATTGCCGACGCACAACACTTTGATGAGCGTTGTGCCCGGTGAGCGCACACTCAAAGACGGCATGAATGAGCTGACCGTGCGCATGGAGTCGCCCGTGGTGGGTGGCGTCAAGCTGGTCAAGACCTTCACCTTCAAGCGAGGCGACTACGTGGTGGGCGTGCGCCACGAGGTGGTCAACGCCGGCGCCGCTGCCGTGACCCCGCAGGTTTATGTGCAATTGGTGCGTGACGGTGTGGCCGGCCCGCAGGGCAGCAGCTTCACCTCCACCTTCACCGGCCCGGCTCTGTACAACGAGTCGAGCAAGTTCCACAAGGTCGAGTTCAAGGACATCGACAAGGGCAAGGTTGAAATCGAGAAGCATGCCGACAACGGCTGGGTCTCGATGGTGCAGCACTATTTCGCCAGCGCCTGGTTGCATAACGGCACCGGTCAGCGTGAGTTCTTCGTCAACCAGGTCAAGGGCGCAGCGCCCACGCAATATGCCGTCGGCATGGTCTTCACCATGCCCACCCTGGCACCGGGTGCCAGCCAGAGCCGTGACGACCAGCTCTTCGTCGGCCCGCTGGAAGAGAAAAAGCTGGCTGCCCTGGCTCCTGGCCTGGAACTGGCCAAGGACTACGGCATCTTCGCCATCTTGGCCAAGCCGCTGTTCTGGTTGCTGGAAAAGCTGCACGGCATGCTGGGTAACTGGGGTTGGGCCATCATCGCCCTGGTCGTTCTGCTGAAGGCGGCGTTCTACTGGCTCAACGCCAGCGCCTACCGCAGCATGGCCAAGATGAAGGCCGTCGGCCCCAAGATTCAGGCCATGCGTGAGCGCCTGAAGGACAAGCCGCAAGAGATGCAGCAGGAAATGATGCGCATCTACAAGGAAGAGAAGGTCAACCCGGTCGGTGGCTGCTTGCCCATCCTGCTGCAGATGCCTTTCTTCATGGGCTTGTACTGGGTGCTGCTGTCCAGCGTTGAAATGCGCGGCGCGCCGTGGCTGGGTTGGATCACCGATCTGTCCACCAAGGACCCTTACTTCATCTTGCCGATCTTGATGACCCTGTCGAGCTTGCTGCAAGTGGCCCTGGGCCCCAAGTCGCCGGACCCGATGCAAGCCAAGATGATGTGGTTCATGCCGCTGGCCTTCAGCTTCATGTTCTTCGTCTTCCCGTCCGGCCTGGTGCTGTACTGGCTGACCAACAACATCTTGTCGATCGCCCAGCAATGGATGATCAACAAGCAGCTGGGCGTGACGAACTAG
- the rpmH gene encoding 50S ribosomal protein L34 — MKRTYQASKTRRARTHGFLVRMKTRGGRAVIAARRAKGRKRLAV; from the coding sequence ATGAAACGCACTTACCAAGCATCCAAGACCCGTCGCGCCCGCACTCACGGTTTCCTCGTCCGCATGAAGACACGCGGCGGCCGCGCTGTCATCGCTGCGCGCCGCGCCAAGGGCCGTAAGCGTCTGGCTGTCTGA
- a CDS encoding ribonuclease P protein component — MRSADFERVLGKPSRARSNHFAVHHLAAMPSKLPKPARLALALSTAQGELSTGDTQVAHSPVEELPPEGAWLGVVVPKRHAKRSVTRSLLKRQIRAAFEQQPLLPPGLWVVRLRSPFDRKLFPSASSEALRAAARAELQQLLGRVLNGPRKA, encoded by the coding sequence GTGCGATCGGCCGATTTTGAACGCGTGCTGGGCAAGCCCAGCCGTGCGCGTAGCAATCACTTTGCTGTGCATCACTTGGCTGCGATGCCGTCGAAGCTGCCTAAGCCCGCCCGTTTGGCGCTGGCTTTGTCCACAGCTCAAGGCGAGTTATCAACAGGCGATACACAAGTCGCCCACAGCCCTGTGGAAGAGTTGCCGCCCGAGGGCGCTTGGCTGGGTGTGGTGGTGCCGAAACGGCATGCCAAACGCTCGGTCACGCGCTCGCTGCTGAAGCGGCAGATTCGTGCCGCTTTCGAGCAACAGCCCTTGCTGCCACCCGGTTTGTGGGTGGTGCGCTTGCGTTCGCCCTTTGATCGCAAACTTTTTCCCAGCGCCTCGTCCGAGGCGCTGCGCGCTGCTGCGCGTGCCGAATTGCAGCAACTGCTCGGCCGCGTGCTGAACGGTCCACGCAAGGCTTGA
- a CDS encoding ECF-type sigma factor — protein sequence MTQEEVQASPLLEEELYRDLKAMARQRLRRSGPMTLLDTTALVHESWFRLSRRADWAAMGREHFMAYAATAMRSLVVDYARARQAAIRGGQATHLPFDELPTLAHRDEEYLALHEALTDLGRSDPGLARLVELRFFVGLEETECAELLGVARRTVQRDWQKARAVLWTLLTP from the coding sequence TTGACTCAAGAAGAAGTACAGGCCAGCCCCTTGCTGGAGGAGGAGCTTTACCGGGATCTCAAGGCCATGGCCCGCCAGCGCCTGCGGCGCAGCGGCCCCATGACCTTGCTGGACACCACGGCCTTGGTGCATGAAAGCTGGTTCCGGCTCTCGCGCCGCGCCGACTGGGCCGCCATGGGGCGCGAGCACTTCATGGCTTATGCGGCCACGGCCATGCGCTCGCTGGTGGTTGATTACGCGCGCGCCCGGCAGGCCGCCATACGCGGCGGCCAGGCCACCCATCTGCCATTCGATGAGCTGCCCACCCTGGCGCATCGCGACGAGGAATACCTGGCCTTGCACGAAGCGCTGACCGACCTGGGCCGCAGCGACCCCGGCCTGGCGCGCTTGGTGGAGCTGCGCTTTTTCGTCGGGCTGGAAGAAACCGAATGCGCGGAACTGCTGGGCGTAGCCCGGCGCACCGTACAACGCGATTGGCAAAAGGCACGCGCCGTACTCTGGACCCTGTTGACCCCATGA
- a CDS encoding serine/threonine-protein kinase — MNAPMLQHWAQIEPLLNELLALPEAQRPVFLDQLPADQQVWRDTLEQLMRADAAADAAGFLEQAASLPLGSTAPGQRPNAWQANQVLGPWQLIKELGRGGMASVWLARPAHGEFQREVALKLPHSPTPHLAERFRRERDVLARLNHPGIARLFDAGVTPEGLPWLAMEHVQGQELLGWCQAQQSTVRQDLTLLLQICDALQYAHGQLVVHRDIKPANVLVQADGQAKLLDFGIARLLEDADEPEQTTLTQLGQRPMTPEYASPEQVRGEAPGVASDVYALGVLAYRLLSGQSPYAGAMAQHRHALEQAILELRPPPPSQQAQEPTRRKALRGDLDTIVLKALAKEAGQRYATVEAMAADLRRHLDGKPVLARAPSWRYVAGRFVRRHRLGVAASALAVLALLGSTAWALRSASLARQEAARSDAMYGFVVGLFNPNNSPQPDIRERDMPVRQLIERGAQRVLDTLQDQPQARARLLADLSTLTQQLGLNALAKQLAAERVQMAQQTSGPQSVAYADALLGQRDGWEAQGQYKEGYEAAEQALAIYQAHKERDPIKLARAHMTLGGFGARLHAAGDEDIAHLRQAAALLEPVKGPSTLGTVYEQLMISHLSLGRTEEAFQDAMAGANANRRLWGSEDWKTGASEDQAGALAAMTLRPEQAQNLLQHGIDIIRQSMGADALLLARGEANLAQLLFAGEHRAEAMRHLQEAQRIAQLPAHTGQKAFSLTIAATTLELALRAQDWPQLRQRCKPWGQDVQAPQPTMRLRIIQACSASAIHEQDLERAEALLAQGRLVLSQSFAKVPARGAVLALRAGELAWARGDRSAAIAAWQDCLKQADDTGLAWQAQAWRRLVQAQAMDPEMNARLNTFRQRLLKAGGSKYYAEFLALLDGPATPA; from the coding sequence ATGAACGCACCGATGTTGCAACACTGGGCCCAGATCGAGCCTTTGCTGAATGAGCTCTTGGCCCTACCCGAAGCCCAGCGGCCCGTATTTCTGGATCAGTTGCCCGCCGACCAGCAAGTCTGGCGCGACACGCTGGAGCAGCTGATGCGCGCTGACGCCGCCGCCGATGCGGCCGGCTTTCTGGAGCAAGCCGCCAGCCTGCCGCTGGGCAGCACCGCGCCCGGGCAAAGGCCCAATGCCTGGCAAGCCAATCAGGTGCTGGGGCCCTGGCAATTGATCAAGGAGCTGGGTCGCGGTGGCATGGCCAGCGTCTGGCTGGCGCGCCCGGCACATGGTGAATTCCAGCGCGAAGTGGCGCTCAAGCTGCCGCACAGCCCGACGCCCCATCTGGCCGAGCGCTTCCGGCGCGAACGCGATGTGCTGGCGCGGCTGAACCATCCGGGCATCGCGCGCTTGTTCGATGCCGGCGTCACCCCCGAAGGCCTGCCCTGGCTGGCGATGGAGCACGTGCAAGGCCAGGAGCTGCTGGGCTGGTGCCAGGCCCAGCAATCCACGGTCAGGCAAGACCTGACCCTGCTGCTGCAGATCTGCGATGCGCTTCAATATGCGCATGGTCAACTGGTGGTGCACCGCGACATCAAGCCCGCCAACGTCCTGGTGCAGGCCGATGGCCAAGCCAAGCTGCTGGACTTCGGCATTGCGCGCTTGCTGGAAGATGCCGACGAGCCCGAGCAGACCACGCTGACCCAGCTGGGCCAACGCCCGATGACGCCGGAGTACGCCTCGCCCGAGCAGGTGCGCGGCGAAGCGCCGGGTGTGGCCTCTGACGTTTACGCGCTGGGCGTGCTGGCCTACCGCCTGCTCAGTGGCCAAAGCCCCTATGCCGGCGCCATGGCCCAACACCGCCACGCGCTGGAGCAGGCGATTCTGGAACTCCGCCCACCGCCGCCCTCACAACAGGCCCAAGAACCGACACGCCGCAAGGCCCTGCGCGGTGACCTGGACACGATTGTGCTGAAAGCCCTGGCCAAGGAAGCCGGCCAGCGCTACGCCACCGTGGAAGCCATGGCCGCCGATCTGCGCCGGCATTTGGATGGCAAGCCGGTACTGGCCCGAGCACCGTCCTGGCGCTATGTGGCGGGGCGCTTTGTGCGGCGGCATCGGCTCGGCGTGGCAGCCAGTGCACTTGCCGTGCTGGCCTTGCTGGGCTCCACGGCCTGGGCCTTGCGATCCGCCAGCCTCGCGCGGCAGGAGGCCGCACGCTCGGATGCCATGTACGGCTTTGTGGTGGGCCTTTTCAATCCGAACAATTCGCCACAGCCCGATATTCGCGAACGCGATATGCCGGTGCGGCAACTGATTGAACGCGGCGCCCAGCGCGTGCTCGACACGCTGCAGGACCAGCCCCAAGCCCGCGCCCGCTTGCTGGCGGATTTGTCCACCCTGACCCAGCAGCTCGGGCTCAATGCGCTCGCAAAGCAACTCGCCGCCGAGCGCGTGCAAATGGCGCAGCAAACTAGTGGCCCGCAAAGCGTGGCCTATGCGGATGCACTGCTGGGCCAGCGCGATGGCTGGGAGGCACAAGGGCAATACAAGGAAGGCTACGAAGCCGCGGAGCAAGCGCTGGCCATCTATCAAGCACACAAGGAGCGTGACCCGATCAAACTGGCGCGGGCGCACATGACGCTGGGGGGCTTCGGCGCCCGGCTGCACGCCGCAGGTGATGAAGACATTGCGCATCTGCGGCAAGCGGCGGCCTTGTTGGAGCCCGTCAAAGGCCCCAGCACCCTGGGCACCGTGTATGAGCAATTGATGATCTCCCACCTCAGCCTGGGCCGCACGGAAGAGGCTTTTCAAGACGCCATGGCCGGCGCCAATGCCAACCGACGCTTGTGGGGGAGTGAGGACTGGAAGACCGGCGCCTCCGAAGATCAGGCCGGTGCCCTGGCCGCGATGACCCTGCGCCCTGAGCAGGCCCAGAACCTGCTGCAACACGGCATAGACATCATTCGCCAAAGCATGGGGGCCGATGCGCTGCTGTTAGCGCGAGGGGAGGCCAATTTGGCCCAGCTGCTGTTTGCGGGCGAGCACCGCGCCGAGGCCATGCGCCATCTGCAAGAAGCGCAACGCATCGCGCAACTGCCTGCGCACACGGGGCAAAAAGCCTTTTCGCTGACCATCGCCGCCACCACACTGGAATTGGCCCTGCGCGCCCAAGACTGGCCGCAGCTGCGCCAGAGGTGCAAGCCCTGGGGTCAGGACGTGCAAGCACCTCAGCCGACGATGCGCTTGCGCATCATCCAAGCCTGCAGTGCCAGCGCCATCCACGAGCAAGATCTGGAACGGGCCGAAGCCTTGCTGGCACAGGGCCGACTGGTGCTGAGCCAGAGCTTCGCCAAAGTCCCCGCCAGAGGCGCCGTGCTTGCGCTGCGAGCCGGGGAGCTGGCCTGGGCCCGGGGCGATCGCTCAGCAGCGATTGCCGCGTGGCAAGACTGCTTGAAGCAAGCCGATGACACGGGCCTGGCTTGGCAGGCGCAGGCCTGGCGTCGTCTTGTTCAAGCACAGGCCATGGACCCCGAGATGAACGCCCGGCTGAACACCTTCCGGCAGCGTTTGCTCAAGGCCGGTGGCTCCAAGTACTACGCGGAGTTTCTTGCGCTGCTTGATGGCCCAGCCACGCCGGCGTGA
- a CDS encoding adenine phosphoribosyltransferase, producing MSNATDIIRRHIRTVPDWPAPGVQFRDITPLLSNPRVFRVLIDVFVHRYFDVKPTAIAGLDARGFIIGSVLAYELNIGFIPIRKKGKLPFTTVEESYALEYGNATVEIHTDAVHPGDRIVLIDDLVATGGTMLAGARLLQRLGAEVVEAAAIVDLPELGGSAKIKAAGLPLFTMVDFEGT from the coding sequence ATGAGCAATGCCACCGACATCATCCGCCGCCACATCCGTACCGTGCCTGACTGGCCGGCCCCGGGCGTGCAGTTCCGCGACATCACCCCGCTGCTGTCCAACCCGCGCGTGTTCCGGGTCTTGATCGATGTCTTCGTGCATCGCTATTTCGACGTCAAGCCCACAGCCATTGCCGGGCTGGACGCGCGCGGCTTCATCATCGGTTCGGTGCTGGCCTACGAGCTCAATATCGGCTTCATCCCGATCCGCAAAAAAGGCAAGCTGCCCTTCACCACGGTGGAAGAAAGCTACGCGCTCGAGTACGGCAACGCCACGGTCGAAATCCACACCGACGCGGTGCACCCCGGCGACCGCATCGTGCTGATTGACGACCTGGTCGCCACCGGCGGCACCATGCTGGCCGGCGCCCGCCTGCTGCAACGCTTGGGCGCCGAAGTGGTGGAAGCCGCCGCCATCGTCGACCTGCCCGAACTGGGCGGCTCCGCCAAGATCAAAGCGGCCGGGCTGCCGCTGTTCACCATGGTGGACTTTGAGGGAACTTAA
- a CDS encoding DUF2805 domain-containing protein, with amino-acid sequence MAKPIPRLSADQVKRIVATAWEDVPPYNKVLMEHGLGPGELVQLMKRQLTSSAYKLWQANGKGVKAPTKKPVWPYGK; translated from the coding sequence ATGGCCAAACCAATTCCCCGCCTCTCCGCCGACCAAGTCAAGCGCATCGTTGCCACCGCCTGGGAGGATGTGCCGCCCTATAACAAGGTGTTGATGGAGCACGGCCTGGGCCCGGGCGAGCTGGTGCAGTTGATGAAGCGCCAGCTGACCTCGAGCGCCTACAAACTCTGGCAGGCCAATGGCAAGGGCGTGAAAGCGCCGACCAAGAAGCCGGTCTGGCCTTACGGCAAGTAA
- the mnmE gene encoding tRNA uridine-5-carboxymethylaminomethyl(34) synthesis GTPase MnmE, giving the protein MLSRHQDPIVAIATAPGRGAVGIVRVSSAQDLTLFVQALCGRALKAREACYLPFRAASGEAIDQGLALHFPAPHSYTGEHVLELQAHGGPVVLQLLLARCMEVGQALDLRMRLAEPGEFTQRAFLNGKLDLAQAEAVSDLIDASTEAAARSASRALAGALSSEVGELRDALIKLRMLVEATLDFPEEEIDFLQQADALGRLDRLRARLEAVLDRTRQGALLREGIKVVLAGQPNVGKSSLLNALAGAELAIVTAIPGTTRDKVSQTIQIEGVPLHISDTAGLRDATDEVERIGVARSWDAIAEADVVLFLHDLSRVGDADYEAEDAEIRARLGGVDPARILQVFNKADTVLTPQGQVLPQDALKLSAKTGAGLDELRQSLLQHAGWHATPEGLFIARERHVQALKRTREHLALAVAVSTQQPPALDLLAEELRLSHDALGEITGAFSVDDLLGEIFSKFCIGK; this is encoded by the coding sequence ATGCTCTCCCGCCATCAAGACCCCATCGTCGCCATCGCCACCGCTCCCGGGCGCGGTGCCGTCGGCATCGTGCGCGTTTCGTCTGCGCAAGACCTGACCCTCTTCGTGCAGGCCTTGTGCGGCCGGGCCTTGAAAGCACGCGAGGCCTGCTATCTGCCATTTCGTGCCGCCAGCGGCGAGGCCATTGACCAGGGCCTGGCCCTGCACTTCCCGGCCCCGCACTCCTACACCGGCGAGCATGTGCTGGAGTTGCAAGCGCACGGCGGCCCGGTGGTTTTGCAACTGCTGCTGGCGCGTTGCATGGAAGTGGGCCAAGCGCTGGATTTGCGCATGCGCCTGGCCGAGCCGGGTGAGTTCACCCAGCGTGCCTTCCTGAACGGCAAGCTGGATCTGGCGCAGGCCGAGGCCGTCAGCGACCTGATCGACGCCAGCACCGAAGCGGCCGCACGCAGCGCCAGCCGCGCCCTGGCCGGCGCGCTGTCCAGTGAGGTGGGCGAGTTGCGCGATGCCTTGATCAAGCTGCGCATGCTGGTCGAGGCCACGCTGGATTTCCCCGAAGAAGAGATCGACTTTTTGCAGCAGGCCGATGCACTCGGGCGGCTGGACCGTTTGCGGGCTCGACTCGAGGCGGTGCTTGATCGCACCCGCCAAGGTGCGCTGCTGCGCGAGGGCATCAAGGTGGTGCTGGCCGGCCAGCCGAATGTGGGAAAAAGCTCGCTGCTCAACGCCTTGGCGGGGGCCGAGCTGGCCATCGTCACCGCCATCCCCGGCACCACGCGCGACAAGGTCAGCCAGACGATTCAGATCGAAGGCGTGCCCCTGCACATCAGCGATACCGCCGGCCTGCGAGACGCTACCGATGAGGTGGAACGCATCGGCGTAGCGCGCAGCTGGGACGCGATTGCCGAGGCCGATGTGGTGCTGTTCTTGCATGACCTCAGCCGCGTTGGCGATGCCGACTACGAAGCCGAAGATGCCGAGATTCGCGCCCGCTTGGGCGGCGTGGACCCGGCGCGCATTCTGCAAGTGTTCAACAAGGCCGACACCGTGCTCACGCCTCAGGGTCAGGTCTTGCCTCAGGATGCCTTGAAGCTCTCCGCCAAGACCGGTGCCGGCTTAGACGAATTGCGCCAAAGCCTGCTCCAGCACGCCGGCTGGCATGCCACGCCGGAAGGCCTGTTCATCGCCCGCGAGCGCCATGTGCAGGCGCTCAAGCGCACCCGCGAGCATCTGGCCCTGGCGGTGGCCGTCTCCACCCAGCAGCCCCCGGCGCTGGACTTGCTGGCCGAGGAATTGCGCCTCTCCCACGACGCCCTGGGCGAAATCACCGGGGCCTTCTCGGTGGATGACTTGCTGGGGGAGATATTCAGCAAGTTCTGTATAGGCAAATAA
- the yidD gene encoding membrane protein insertion efficiency factor YidD, whose protein sequence is MSSSTASSPTRASLAERLAVGLVRGYRLMLSPWLGASCRFSPTCSVYAIEALQRHGAAAGTYLAAYRILRCNPFCAGGHDGVPEHAPRLFAHLGLSKPVSPRPPTPEASP, encoded by the coding sequence ATGAGCAGCAGCACCGCCTCCAGCCCGACGCGCGCCTCCCTGGCCGAACGCTTGGCCGTTGGCTTGGTGCGCGGCTATCGGCTCATGCTGAGCCCTTGGCTGGGTGCGTCCTGCCGCTTTAGCCCGACCTGCTCGGTCTACGCCATTGAAGCCCTGCAGCGCCACGGCGCCGCAGCGGGCACTTACTTGGCGGCATACCGTATCCTGCGTTGCAATCCTTTTTGTGCGGGTGGCCATGATGGCGTGCCCGAGCATGCGCCGCGCCTGTTCGCCCACTTGGGTCTGAGCAAGCCGGTGTCCCCTCGTCCTCCTACTCCAGAAGCTTCCCCATGA